In Leguminivora glycinivorella isolate SPB_JAAS2020 chromosome 11, LegGlyc_1.1, whole genome shotgun sequence, a single window of DNA contains:
- the LOC125231449 gene encoding membrane-bound alkaline phosphatase-like, with product MLASLLVLSLALLVPAHADRYHPERAATVTAAVAATAAMPDEAERSADYWYSEAFAAVDERLSNHIYDDVAKNVVMFLGDGLSVATLAPARTLRGQLAGRTGEEERLAFERFPVTGLAKTYCLDAQIPDSACTATAYLCGAKGNRGTLGVSGAVPRWDCPASADPAAHLESIAISSTLDSLMAQ from the exons ATGCTCGCCTCGCTGCTAGTGCTGTCGCTGGCGCTGCTGGTGCCTGCGCACGCCGACCGCTACCACCCGGAGCGCGCCGCCACCGTCACCGCCGCCgtcgccgccaccgccgccatGCCGGACGAGGCCGAGCGCAGCGCCGACTACTGGTACTCGGAGGCGTTCGCCGCCGTCGACGAGCGGTTGTCGAATCACATTTACGACGACGTGGCTAAGAACGTGGTGATGTTCCTGGGTGACGGGCTCTCGGTGGCGACACTGGCGCCGGCGCGCACGTTGCGCGGCCAGCTCGCCGGCCGCACCGGTGAGGAGGAGCGCCTGGCTTTCGAGCGCTTTCCTGTTACTGGACTCGCCAAG ACCTACTGCCTCGACGCGCAAATCCCCGACTCGGCATGCACGGCGACGGCTTACCTGTGCGGCGCGAAGGGGAACCGCGGCACGCTCGGCGTGAGCGGCGCCGTGCCGCGCTGGGACTGCCCCGCCTCCGCGGACCCCGCCGCGCATCTCGAGTCCATCGCCATATCATCGACATTAGATTCACTAATGGCTCAATGA